One Roseomonas sp. OT10 DNA window includes the following coding sequences:
- a CDS encoding L-2-amino-thiazoline-4-carboxylic acid hydrolase, with product MTEVLPIIERRRIEAELLKEVYETLKAKLGMEEAKALIAESVRRSAIAQAREFAATEPGGTSLRSFMDIQKHWTASGALEIEVVRKAPDAFDFNVTRCRYAEMYREMGLAEIGPLLSCQRDGAFCEGYDPKLTMERSQTIMGGASHCDFRYRYAGGDAPAA from the coding sequence ATGACCGAGGTGCTGCCCATCATCGAGCGCCGCCGCATCGAGGCGGAGTTGCTGAAGGAGGTCTACGAGACGCTGAAGGCGAAGCTGGGGATGGAGGAGGCGAAGGCGCTGATCGCGGAATCCGTCCGCCGCTCCGCCATCGCCCAGGCGCGGGAGTTCGCCGCGACGGAGCCGGGCGGCACCAGCCTGCGGAGCTTCATGGACATCCAGAAGCACTGGACCGCCAGCGGCGCGCTGGAGATCGAGGTGGTCCGCAAGGCACCCGACGCCTTCGACTTCAACGTCACCCGCTGCCGCTACGCCGAGATGTACCGGGAGATGGGGCTGGCCGAGATCGGGCCGCTGCTCTCCTGCCAGCGCGACGGCGCCTTCTGCGAGGGCTACGACCCGAAGCTGACCATGGAGCGCAGCCAGACCATCATGGGCGGGGCGAGCCACTGCGACTTCCGCTACCGCTATGCCGGGGGCGACGCCCCGGCAGCGTGA
- a CDS encoding ABC transporter ATP-binding protein — protein sequence MSAAVLEAPVRAAPAAEPLVHVRDLEVRFVTRDATVHAVNGVSFDLAERQSLCILGESGSGKSVTLRALMGLNPPRRTRLKGTLRVGGHDILAMPERKLADLRGGLVSMIFQEPMTALDPVFTIGRQIAETVMRHEGVGRAEADRRALEMLELVQVPSAKRRLEAYPHELSGGLRQRAMIAIALSCRPKLLLADEPTTALDATVQIQILLLLRRLQEELGMGVIFVTHDLGVAGEVADHVAVMYAGKIVEYGSVRALMRDPLHPYARGLLGATVHAGMRGERLTTIPGAPPNLERLPQGCAFAPRCAFVEEACLPAVPALRGPTPGHQARCIRVPDAA from the coding sequence ATGTCCGCTGCCGTCCTGGAAGCCCCGGTCCGCGCCGCCCCCGCCGCGGAGCCGCTGGTGCATGTGCGCGACCTGGAGGTCCGCTTCGTCACCCGCGACGCCACCGTGCACGCGGTGAACGGCGTGTCCTTCGACCTGGCGGAGCGCCAGTCGCTGTGCATCCTGGGCGAGAGCGGTTCGGGCAAGTCGGTGACGCTGCGCGCGCTGATGGGGCTGAACCCGCCGCGGCGGACGAGGCTGAAGGGCACGCTGCGGGTGGGCGGGCACGACATCCTCGCCATGCCCGAACGCAAACTGGCCGATCTGCGCGGCGGGCTGGTCTCGATGATCTTCCAGGAGCCGATGACGGCGCTGGACCCGGTCTTCACCATCGGCCGCCAGATCGCCGAGACGGTGATGCGCCACGAGGGCGTCGGCCGCGCCGAGGCGGACAGGCGCGCGCTGGAGATGCTGGAGCTGGTGCAGGTGCCCTCCGCGAAGCGGCGCCTGGAGGCCTATCCGCACGAGCTGTCCGGCGGGCTGCGCCAGCGCGCGATGATCGCGATCGCCCTCTCCTGCCGCCCCAAGCTGCTGCTGGCCGACGAGCCGACCACGGCGCTGGACGCCACGGTGCAGATCCAGATCCTGCTGCTGCTGCGCCGCTTGCAGGAGGAGCTGGGGATGGGGGTGATCTTCGTCACCCACGACCTGGGCGTGGCCGGCGAGGTCGCCGACCACGTCGCCGTCATGTATGCGGGGAAGATCGTGGAATACGGCAGCGTGCGCGCGCTGATGCGCGACCCGCTGCACCCCTATGCCCGGGGCCTGCTGGGCGCGACCGTGCATGCCGGGATGCGCGGCGAGCGGCTGACCACCATCCCCGGCGCGCCGCCCAACCTGGAGCGCCTGCCGCAGGGCTGCGCCTTCGCCCCCCGCTGCGCCTTCGTCGAGGAGGCGTGCCTGCCCGCCGTGCCCGCGCTGCGCGGCCCCACCCCCGGCCACCAGGCGCGCTGCATCCGCGTGCCCGACGCCGCCTGA
- a CDS encoding ABC transporter substrate-binding protein, translating to MTLSRRALLGASGLAALPLGLPIPAMAQSERALRYGISMADIPLTTGQPDRGAGAYQFTGLTLYDSLVAWELNVADRPGRMIPGLATSWEADPADRKRWVFKLREGVKFHDGSAFDADAVIWNFEKVMNPQAPHFDQRQAAQVRPRLPSLAAWKKLDGMTVELTTKAVDSLFPYQMLWFLVSSPAQYEKLGRSWERFAMEPSGTGPFRLARLVPRERAELVRNDAYWNPERRAKLDRLTLVCAPDAVTRSNALLSGQVDLIETPALDMVPQLKAAGNRVVDNVTPHVWNYHLSMLEGSPWRDLRLRQAANLAINRDDIVTLLGGLARPATGVVDAASPWYGNPSFKVRYDPDAARKLVQEAGFSPRNPLKTKFIIATGGSGQMLSMPMNEFIQQAWREVGIEVEFQPVELEVLYTAWRNGAAHESMRGITANNIAYVTSDPLYALVRFFHSGQAAPVGVNWSHYKDAETDALIDQAVRSFDPAEQDRLFARVHERVVDQALLVFVVHDTNPHVLGRNVRSYVQAQHWFQDLTTLG from the coding sequence ATGACCCTCTCCCGCCGCGCCCTGCTGGGTGCCAGCGGCCTCGCCGCGCTGCCCCTCGGCCTGCCCATCCCCGCCATGGCCCAGTCCGAGCGCGCCCTGCGCTACGGCATCTCCATGGCGGACATCCCGCTCACCACCGGCCAGCCGGATCGCGGCGCCGGCGCCTACCAGTTCACCGGCCTGACCCTCTACGACTCCCTCGTCGCCTGGGAGCTGAACGTCGCCGACCGGCCGGGCCGGATGATCCCCGGCCTCGCCACGAGCTGGGAGGCCGATCCCGCCGACCGCAAGCGCTGGGTCTTCAAGCTGCGCGAAGGCGTGAAATTCCACGACGGCTCCGCCTTCGACGCCGATGCCGTGATCTGGAACTTCGAGAAGGTGATGAACCCGCAGGCGCCGCATTTCGACCAGCGCCAGGCGGCGCAGGTGCGGCCGCGCCTGCCGTCGCTGGCAGCGTGGAAGAAGCTGGACGGCATGACGGTGGAGCTGACCACCAAGGCGGTGGACAGCCTGTTCCCCTACCAGATGCTCTGGTTCCTGGTCTCCTCGCCCGCGCAGTACGAGAAGCTCGGCCGCTCCTGGGAGCGCTTCGCGATGGAGCCCTCCGGCACCGGCCCCTTCCGCCTTGCCCGCCTCGTCCCACGCGAGCGTGCGGAGCTGGTGCGCAACGACGCCTACTGGAACCCGGAGCGCCGCGCGAAGCTGGACCGCCTCACCCTCGTCTGCGCCCCCGATGCGGTGACGCGCTCCAACGCGCTGCTCTCCGGTCAGGTGGACCTGATCGAGACGCCCGCGCTGGACATGGTGCCGCAGCTCAAGGCCGCCGGGAACCGCGTGGTCGACAACGTCACGCCGCATGTCTGGAACTACCACCTCTCCATGCTGGAGGGCTCGCCCTGGCGCGACCTGCGCCTGCGGCAGGCGGCGAACCTCGCCATCAACCGCGACGACATCGTGACCCTGCTCGGCGGGCTGGCGCGGCCGGCGACGGGCGTGGTCGACGCCGCCTCGCCCTGGTACGGCAACCCCAGCTTCAAGGTGCGCTACGACCCCGACGCGGCGCGCAAGCTGGTGCAGGAGGCGGGCTTCTCGCCCCGCAACCCGCTGAAGACGAAGTTCATCATCGCCACCGGCGGGTCGGGGCAGATGCTGTCCATGCCGATGAACGAGTTCATCCAGCAGGCCTGGCGCGAGGTCGGGATCGAGGTGGAGTTCCAGCCCGTCGAGCTGGAGGTGCTCTACACCGCCTGGCGCAACGGCGCGGCGCATGAGTCGATGCGCGGCATCACGGCGAACAACATCGCCTACGTCACCTCCGACCCGCTCTACGCGCTGGTGCGCTTCTTCCACTCCGGTCAGGCGGCGCCGGTCGGGGTGAACTGGTCGCACTACAAGGATGCGGAGACGGATGCGCTGATCGACCAGGCGGTGCGGTCCTTCGACCCGGCCGAGCAGGACCGGCTGTTCGCCCGCGTCCACGAGCGCGTGGTGGACCAGGCGCTGCTGGTCTTCGTCGTCCATGACACCAACCCGCATGTGCTGGGGCGGAACGTGCGCAGCTACGTCCAGGCGCAGCACTGGTTCCAGGACCTGACGACGCTGGGGTAG
- a CDS encoding ABC transporter permease produces the protein MFLYLVRRVLYAIPIALAVGLVCFMLVQIAPGDPVNAIVPADAPAEVVEQIRKEYGLDKPLPVQFGIWLLRVVQGDLGRSLATGRPVTADLRAAVGNTLMLALVAAGMGFVMGTLLGTVAAIFRGTWLDKLAVGLAAAGVSIPHYWLGMVLVVFFSVTLNWLPAMGAGPGGSGEWRWDWAHVQFLILPALTLSVIPMGIITRTVRGVVMELLNQDFVTTLRGKGLRRGGIALHVVKNAAPAVLAVMGLQLGYLMGGSILVETVFSWPGTGFLLNSAIFQRDIPVLQGTILTLAIFFVILNLAVDLLQTALDPRIRRT, from the coding sequence ATGTTCCTCTACCTTGTCCGCCGCGTCCTCTACGCCATCCCCATCGCGCTGGCCGTGGGCCTGGTCTGCTTCATGCTGGTGCAGATCGCGCCCGGGGACCCGGTGAACGCCATCGTCCCCGCCGACGCCCCGGCCGAGGTGGTGGAGCAGATCCGCAAGGAATACGGCCTGGACAAGCCGCTGCCGGTGCAGTTCGGCATCTGGCTGCTGCGCGTCGTCCAGGGTGACCTGGGCCGGTCGCTCGCCACCGGGCGGCCGGTGACGGCCGACCTGCGCGCGGCGGTCGGCAACACGCTGATGCTGGCCCTCGTCGCCGCCGGCATGGGCTTCGTGATGGGCACGCTGCTGGGCACCGTCGCCGCCATCTTCCGCGGCACCTGGCTGGACAAGCTGGCGGTCGGGCTGGCGGCGGCGGGCGTCTCCATCCCGCACTACTGGCTGGGCATGGTGCTGGTGGTGTTCTTCAGCGTCACCCTGAACTGGCTGCCGGCCATGGGCGCGGGGCCGGGCGGATCGGGCGAATGGCGCTGGGACTGGGCGCATGTGCAGTTCCTGATCCTGCCGGCGCTGACGCTCTCCGTGATCCCGATGGGCATCATCACCCGCACCGTGCGCGGCGTGGTGATGGAGCTGCTGAACCAGGACTTCGTCACCACGCTCCGCGGCAAGGGGCTGCGCCGGGGGGGCATCGCGCTGCATGTCGTGAAGAACGCGGCGCCGGCGGTGCTGGCGGTGATGGGGCTCCAGCTCGGCTACCTGATGGGCGGCTCGATCCTGGTGGAGACGGTGTTCTCCTGGCCCGGCACCGGCTTCCTGCTGAACAGCGCCATCTTCCAGCGCGACATCCCCGTGCTCCAGGGCACGATCCTGACGCTGGCGATCTTCTTCGTGATCCTCAACCTCGCGGTGGACCTGCTGCAGACCGCCCTCGACCCCAGGATCCGCCGGACATGA
- a CDS encoding VOC family protein: MIDHVGIAATDFAASRRFYDAALAPLGIAVVMEVTPDQTGGFHSLGYGREGKPFFWLSSGGPRGAGMHVAFTAPDRATVRAFHAAALAAGGRDNGAPGLRPHYHPDYYGAFVLDPDGINVEAVCHRPG, from the coding sequence ATGATCGACCATGTCGGCATCGCGGCCACGGATTTCGCGGCGTCGCGCCGCTTCTACGACGCCGCCCTGGCCCCGCTCGGCATCGCCGTGGTGATGGAGGTGACGCCGGACCAGACGGGCGGGTTCCACAGCCTCGGCTATGGCCGGGAGGGGAAGCCCTTCTTCTGGCTGTCCAGCGGCGGACCGCGTGGCGCGGGGATGCATGTCGCCTTCACGGCGCCGGACCGCGCGACGGTGCGGGCCTTCCACGCCGCCGCCCTGGCGGCGGGCGGCCGGGACAACGGTGCGCCCGGACTGCGGCCGCACTACCACCCCGACTATTACGGGGCCTTCGTCCTCGATCCCGACGGCATCAATGTGGAGGCCGTCTGCCACCGCCCCGGCTGA
- a CDS encoding ABC transporter permease, whose product MSATATTPSVVVPPAASTRSRGYWAGVWRRLSRDPVTLFFGAVLILMALAIIFAPLLAPHDPYQTSMIRRLRPVWFQDGRYPLGTDELGRDMLTRLLYGGRLSWFLGITPVLIAFVIGGTLGIVAGFAGGWVNMAIMRTTDVFYAFPSVLLAVAISGALGPGISNAMLSLVLVFIPQIIRVAESTTTSVRNLDYVESARASGAGALTIVRAHVLPNVLGPIFVYATSLISVSMILASGLSFLGLGTRPPEAEWGLMLNTLRTAIYTQPLIAMLPGLCIFVTSVCFNMVSDGLRTAMDVRG is encoded by the coding sequence ATGAGCGCGACCGCGACCACGCCCTCCGTCGTCGTCCCGCCCGCGGCCTCCACGCGCTCCCGCGGCTACTGGGCCGGGGTCTGGCGCCGCCTGTCGCGCGACCCGGTGACGCTGTTCTTCGGCGCGGTGCTGATCCTGATGGCGCTGGCCATCATCTTCGCGCCGCTGCTGGCGCCGCACGACCCCTACCAGACCAGCATGATCCGCAGGCTCCGGCCGGTCTGGTTCCAGGACGGGCGCTACCCCCTCGGCACGGACGAGCTGGGGCGCGACATGCTGACGCGGCTGCTCTATGGCGGGCGGCTCTCCTGGTTCCTGGGCATCACCCCCGTGCTGATCGCCTTCGTCATCGGCGGCACGCTGGGCATCGTCGCGGGATTCGCCGGCGGCTGGGTGAACATGGCGATCATGCGCACCACGGACGTGTTCTATGCCTTCCCCTCCGTGCTGCTGGCCGTCGCCATCTCCGGCGCGCTGGGGCCGGGCATCTCCAACGCCATGCTCTCGCTGGTGCTGGTCTTCATCCCGCAGATCATCCGCGTGGCGGAGAGCACCACCACCTCCGTCCGCAACCTCGACTACGTGGAATCCGCGCGCGCCAGCGGGGCGGGGGCGCTGACCATCGTTCGGGCGCATGTGCTGCCCAACGTGCTGGGGCCGATCTTCGTCTACGCCACCTCGCTGATCAGCGTCTCCATGATCCTGGCCTCGGGCCTCTCCTTCCTCGGCCTGGGCACCCGCCCGCCCGAAGCGGAATGGGGGCTGATGCTGAACACGCTGCGCACCGCGATCTACACCCAGCCACTGATCGCCATGCTGCCGGGGCTGTGCATCTTCGTGACCAGCGTGTGCTTCAACATGGTCAGCGACGGGTTGCGGACGGCGATGGACGTGCGGGGATAG